One window of Oryza brachyantha chromosome 12, ObraRS2, whole genome shotgun sequence genomic DNA carries:
- the LOC102721499 gene encoding ribulose bisphosphate carboxylase small chain, chloroplastic-like, producing the protein MAPTVMASSATSVAPFQGLKSTAGMPVSRRSGSSSFGNVSNGGRIKCMQVWPIEGIKKFETLSYLPPLSVEDLLKQIEYLLRSKWVPCLEFSKVGFVYRENHRSPGYYDGRYWTMWKLPMFGCSDATQVLKELEEAKKAYPDAFVRIIGFDNVRQVQCISFIAYKPPGSD; encoded by the exons ATGGCACCCACCGTCATGGCCTCGTCGGCCACATCCGTCGCTCCCTTCCAGGGGCTCAAGTCCACCGCCGGCAtgcccgtcagccgccgctcCGGCAGCTCCAGCTTCGGCAACGTCAGCAATGGCGGAAGGATCAAGTGCATGCAG GTGTGGCCGATCGAGGGCATCAAGAAGTTCGAGACCCTGTCGTACCTGCCGCCGCTGAGCGTGGAGGACCTCCTGAAGCAGATCGAGTACCTGCTGCGGTCCAAGTGGGTGCCGTGCCTCGAGTTCAGCAAGGTCGGCTTCGTCTACCGCGAGAACCACAGGTCCCCCGGGTACTACGACGGCAGGTACTGGACCATGTGGAAGCTGCCCATGTTCGGGTGCAGCGACGCCACCCAGGTGCTCAAGGAGCTCGAGGAGGCCAAGAAGGCGTACCCTGACGCCTTCGTGCGCATCATCGGCTTCGACAACGTCAGGCAGGTGCAGTGCATCAGCTTCATCGCCTACAAGCCCCCGGGCTCCGACTAA